One part of the Pieris napi chromosome 4, ilPieNapi1.2, whole genome shotgun sequence genome encodes these proteins:
- the LOC125049011 gene encoding uncharacterized protein LOC125049011, giving the protein MHVGGCLLIVTTLAWSFTFVFADGASVTRNKRHLFPLMGFLQGYKMGQNFALQLPPLVLSPVVVLPVNQHQSVHIQGNNENFDEHGLFQIDPPEKLIQHCNSTDNSQDKGYNNVTSKNNVELLNNDVKEEDTFRQNIVNDTDTVTEPNVGKDRDNITTTETTTISEAEPTNVTNTTKPHGPYPNAIYKNDMIASLSITESPITPINDTFRLPSTDNNWPNFKSNVLTTELQVESRAGEVWTNNINYSKRDFTRDTYYYYNNDRKPGTDSYYRRPVNYLNQERWSTNDSGDNKLTSEFRPLAGLYYDGFLHNSPAKKTGFVPYGNTYYY; this is encoded by the exons ATGCATGTGGGTGGGTGTTTGTTAATAGTTACTACGTTAGCTTGGAGTTTTACATTTG TGTTTGCTGATGGTGCATCAGTCACCCGAAACAAGCGACATTTGTTCCCACTGATGGGCTTTCTTCAAGGTTATAAAATGGGTCAAAATTTTGCTTTACAATTACCGCCTCTAGTCCTGTCACCAGTAGTTGTCCTTCCAGTCAACCAACATCAAAGTGTCCACATTCAGGGAAATAATGAAAACTTCGATGAACATGGTTTGTTTCAAATTGATCCTCCAGAAAAACTCATCCAACACTGCAACTCAACAGATAATTCGCAAGATAAAGGTTATAATAATGTCACGAGTAAAAATAATGTGGAATTACTTAACAATGACGTAAAAGAAGAGGATACATTTAGACAGAATATTGTTAATGATACTGATACTGTAACTGAACCAAATGTGGGAAAAGATAGGGATAATATCACTACAACTGAAACCACAACTATTTCAGAAGCTGAACCCACTAATGTTACAAATACAACAAAGCCGCATGGACCGTATCCAAatgcaatttataaaaatgatatgaTAGCTTCATTATCAATTACTGAATCTCCTATTACTCCCATTAATGATACCTTTAGGCTTCCTTCCACAGACAATAATTGGCCAAACTTTAAATCTAATGTGCTTACCACGGAATTACAAGTTGAGAGCAGAGCTGGTGAAGTATGGactaacaatataaattactcTAAACGTGATTTTACTAGAGACACTTATTACTACTATAATAATGATAGGAAACCAGGTACTGATTCTTATTACAGACGCCCagttaattacttaaatcaAGAAAGATGGAGTACTAACGACTCGGGAGATAATAAATTGACCTCCGAATTTCGACCTCTTGCTGGGTTGTATTACGACGGATTTCTTCATAATTCCCCTGCTAAGAAAACAGGATTTGTTCCATATgggaatacatattattattaa